ACCTGCTCCTCCCAGGAAGAAATTGAGGAGGCGATCCGGGAACGTGTGGATATGCTGGTTCCAAAACACATCATTAAAGATGATATTTTCGCTTCTATTAACTATGTGAATAACCTGGCTTATGGTGTTGGTACCATTGACGATATCGACCATCTGGGTAACCGCCGTATCCGTAGCGTAGGCGAATTGCTGCAAAACCAATTCCGTATCGGCTTCAGCCGTATGGAACGTGTTATCCGGGAAAGAATGACCTTGCAGGCGCAGGATATGGATACCATGACCCCACAGGCTTTGATCAATATCCGTCCTGTTGTGGCTGCGATTAAAGAGTTCTTTGGTTCTTCTCCATTGTCCCAGTTCATGGACCAGAACAACCCTCTGGCAGAATTGACCCATAAACGTCGTCTATCTGCGTTGGGTCCAGGCGGTTTGTCCCGTGATAGGGCAGGGTTTGAGGTGCGTGACGTTCACTATTCCCACTACGGAAGAATGTGCCCAATTGAAACCCCAGAAGGTCCAAACATCGGTTTGATCTCCTATCTTGCTTCTTTTGCGAGATTGAATAAATACGGCTTTATTGAAGCCCCATACCGCCGTGTAGACAAAGAAACAGGCGTTGTGTTGGATGAAGTGGTTTACATGACCGCTGATATGGAAGATAACTACATTGTCGCTCAGGCGAACGCAGAACTGACAGAGGACAACAAGTTTGCTACCCCTCGTGTTACTGGCCGTTACCGTGACCAGATCATCGAAGTAGAACGGGAACAGGTTGACTTCATGGACGTTTCCCCAAAAATGGTTGTATCTGTTGCGACTGCCATGATTCCATTCCTAGAAAACGACGACGCAAACCGTGCTTTGATGGGTGCGAACATGCAGCGTCAGGCTGTGCCACTGTTAAGAACAGAAGCACCTGTGGTTGGTACTGGTATGGAATACAAAGCAGCAGTGGATTCCGGTGTTGCTGTACTGGCAAAACAAAACGGTGTAGTAAAACATGTTTCAGCGGATGAAATTGTCATTGAGGATGCTGACCACATCGAACACAACTATAAACTGATTAAGTTTATGCGCTCCAACCAGAGTACATGTGTAAACCAGAAGCCAATTGTTTCCAAAGGTGAAACCGTTACCAAAGGCCAGGTAATCGCGGACGGTCCTGCAATGGACCACGGCGAAATCAGCTTGGGTAAAAACGCTTTGATCGGATTTATGACCTGGGAAGGTTATAACTATGAAGACGCGGTTTTAATCAATGAAAGAATTGTGCGTGAAGATATATATACTTCCCTGCATATTGAAGAATATGAAGTGGAAGCAAGAGATACCAAATTAGGTCCAGAAGAAATTACCCGTGAAATTCCAAACGTCGGGGAAGATGCCCTGAAAGATTTGGACGAACGTGGTATCATCCGTGTTGGTGCGGAAGTGCGTGCAGGGGATATTCTGGTTGGTAAGGTTACTCCAAAAGGGGAAACCGAACTGACAGCCGAAGAACGTTTGCTCCGTGCAATCTTCGGGGAAAAAGCCCGTGAAGTAAGGGATACTTCCCTCCGTGTACCACATGGTGAATACGGTATTGTAGTAGATGTAAAAGTGTTTACCAGAGAGAACTCCGATGAGCTCTCCCCAGGGGTAAACATGGTAGTGCGCTGCTACATTGTACAAAAGAGAAAATTAAGCGTTGGGGACAAAATGGCGGGCCGCCATGGTAATAAGGGTGTCGTTTCCCGTATCCTTCCACAGGAAGATATGCCATTTCTGCCAGATGGCCGTCCTCTGGATATTGTATTGAACCCATTGGGCGTACCTTCCCGTATGAACATCGGGCAGGTATTGGAAGTACATCTTGGCTACGCTGCGAAAGCGTTGGGATGGAAGATTATGACCCCTGTATTTGACGGTGCCCACGAAAGCGATATCCGTGAATGCTTAAAAGAAGCTGGCTTGCGTGAAGATGGAAAAACCATCTTGTATGATGGACGTACTGGGGAACCATTTGACAACCCTGTTACCGTAGGTTATATGTACTACCTGAAACTCCATCACCTGGTTGACGATAAAATCCACGCCCGTTCTACCGGTCCATATAGTTTGGTTACCCAGCAGCCATTGGGTGGTAAAGCCCAGTTCGGTGGCCAGAGATTCGGGGAAATGGAAGTTTGGGCATTGGAAGCGTATGGCGCAGCTTACACCTTGCAGGAAATCTTAACTGTAAAATCCGACGATACCGTTGGACGTGTTAAGACTTACGAAGCAATTGTAAAAGGCCAGAATGTGCCAAAACCAGGCGCTCCAGAGGCATTTAAAGTATTGATTAAAGAATTGCAGTCCCTCGCTTTGGATGTGCGTGTGCTGGATAAAGACAACAACGAAATCGACCTGCGGCAATCCTTTGACGAAGATGATGATATTGGCTTGCAGCCTGTTGTGGAAGAAGACGAAACATTCAAAGATGAAGAAGCATTTAAAGAGGTAGAAGTAGAACAGGATTTTGAAGGTTTTGACGTTTCAGAACCAGAAGATCTTGGTGCTGATTTGGATTTTGGTTTAGATGATTTTGATGAATAAAAAGGAGAGATGTCGGAATGGAATTTAATGTGTTTGAATCAATTAAAATTGGTCTGGCTTCTCCTGATCAGATCAGGGAATGGTCTTATGGCGAGGTAAAAAAACCGGAAACAATTAACTACCGTACCTTAAAACCAGAACGGGACGGTTTGTTCTGTGAACGGATTTTCGGGCCTACAAAGGACTGGGAATGTCACTGTGGTAAGTACAAACGCCTCCGCTATAAAGGGAAAGTATGTGAAAAATGTGGCGTTGAAGTCACCCGCGCTAAAGTGCGCCGGGAACGGATGGGGCATATCGAACTGGCTGCCCCAGTTTCCCACATTTGGTATTTTAAAGGCATCCCATCCCGTATGGGCTTGCTGTTGGATATCTCTCCACGCCGTTTGGAAGAAATCCTGTATTTCGCGAAATATATTGTTATCGATCCAGGCAACACCGTATTGGAAAAAGGCCAGATGCTGACCGAAAAAGAATACGATGATATGCGGGAAAAATACGAAGATGATTTCCGCGCTGGTATGGGTGCGGAAGCAATCAAAGAACTGTTGCAGGAAGTAGATTTTGATGTACTCTCCAAACAGTTAAAAGATGAAATCGAAAACTCTACCGGACAAAAACGTGTCAAAGCGATTCGCCGCTTGGAAGTAGTGGATGCGTTCAAACATTCTGGCAACCGTCCAGAATGGATGATTATGGATGTTATCCCAGTAATTCCACCAGATATCCGTCCAATGGTTCAGTTGGATGGTGGACGTTTCGCTACTTCTGACTTGAACGACCTGTATCGCCGTGTAATTAACCGTAACAACCGTTTAAAACGTTTGTTGGAATTGAATGCGCCTGACATCATTGTCCGCAATGAAAAACGGATGTTGCAGGAAGCAGTAGACGCCTTGATTGACAACGGTCGTCGTGGCAGACCGGTAACCGGACCAAATAACCGTCCTTTAAAATCCCTTTCCGATATGTTAAAAGGGAAACAGGGACGTTTCAGACAGAACCTGTTGGGAAAACGTGTTGACTATTCCGGACGTTCTGTTATCGTAGTAGGACCTGAACTGAAAATGTATCAGTGCGGTTTGCCAAAAGAGATGGCTTTGGAACTGTTTAAGCCATTCGTTATGAAACGCTTGGTGGAAACCGGTGTTTCCAACAATATTAAAAGCGCTAGAAAAATGGTAGAACGGGCAAAAACAGAGGTTTGGGATGCTTTGGAAACGGTAATCAAAGGGCATCCAGTTCTGTTAAACCGTGCGCCTACCTTGCATAGATTGGGTATCCAGGCATTTGAACCCGTATTGGTAGAAGGAAAAGCATTAAAGCTGCATCCATTGGTTTGTACAGCGTACAACGCGGACTTCGATGGAGACCAGATGGCTGTCCACGTACCATTGTCCGCGGAAGCCCAGGCAGAAGCACGTTTCTTGATGCTGGCAGCAAACAACCTCTTAAAACCTTCTGATGGACGTCCTGTTGCAGTGCCTACCCAGGATATGGTTTTGGGCTCCTATTATCTGACCTTACGCAAAGAAGGCGACAAAGGAACCGGCAAAGTATTCCGTGATTACAATGAAGCGGTTATGGCATACAATGAAGGGGATGTTACCTTACATGCTCCAATCAAGGTAAAAGTAACTAGAACTGTTGGTGACAAAGTGGTTTCCCGCCTGATTGACGCAACGGTTGGTCAGATTATCTTTAATCAGCCAATTCCACAGGATTTAGGCTTTGTGGACAGAACCAATCCGGAACAGCAGTTTGACCTGGAAATTACCTTTAAAGTCGGCAAAAAACAGTTAGGGGATATTGTAAGCCGTTGTATTGCGAAACATGGGGTTGCCACTACCTCTGAAGTACTGGATAAAATCAAAGCCCAGGGCTATAAATATTCCACCAAGAGTGCCATTACGGTTGCGGTTTGTGATGCGGTTATCCCACCACAAAAACAACAGTATCTGGAAGAAGCGGATGCTCAGATTGAAAAAATCACCAAACAGTACCGTCGTGGTATGCTGTCCAATGAAGAACGTTACAACCGTGTAATTGAAACATGGGATGTTACCACCAAAAAGGTATCCGATGCACTGACCGCTAACCTGGATGATTACAATCCAATCTATATGATGGCGGACTCCGGTGCGCGTGGTAGTATCAACCAGATTAGACAGCTGGCTGGTATGCGTGGCTTGATTGCCAACACATCCGGTACCACCATCGAAATTCCAATCAAAGCGAACTACCGTGAAGGTTTGAACATCTTGGAATACTTTATTTCTTCCCGTGGTGCCCGTAAAGGTTTGGCGGATACCGCATTGAGAACTGCTGACTCTGGTTACTTGACTAGACGTTTGGTTGACGTATCCCAGGAAGTAATCATCCGTCAGAATGACTGTGGTACTTCCAACGGTATTGAAGTATACGAAATTCGGGAAGGCAATGAAATCATCGAACCACTGTACGAACGTTTAACTGGCCGTTATCTGGTAGAAGATTGTGTAGATCCAAAAACTGGTGAACTTCTCCAGTCCAAGGATAAGATGATGACCGAAGAAGACGCAAAACGTTTGGTTGCAGCTGGAATTACTCATATCCACATCCGTTCTATTTTGACCTGTGAATCCGAACTGGGCATTTGTGCGAAATGTTATGGCGCAAACCTGGCAAAAGGCAGCACCGTGGCAATTGGTGAAGCGGTTGGTATTATTGCCGCACAATCCATCGGTGAACCTGGTACCCAGTTGACCATGCGTACCTTCCATACTGGTGGTATCGCATCCGCTGAAGATATTACACAGGGTCTTCCACGTGTTGAAGAGCTATTTGAAGGCAGACGTCCGAAAAACTCCGCTATTATCGCTGAAATCAGTGGTAAAGTTCGCATGGAAGAAATCAAACGCACCCGTCATATCTTTGTGACTAATTCCAACGGGGAAGAAAGAGATTACGCAATTCCATTCGGCTTCCGTATCAAGGTAGAAGATGGTGAAGAAATCACAGCAGGTGCTCCTTTAACAGAAGGTCCAATCAATCCACACGATGTATTGGCAGTAAAAGGCGAGCAGGCTGTACAGAACTACCTGATTTCCGAAGTACAAAAAACTTACCGTATGCAGGGTGTTGATATCAACGATAAACATATCGAGGTTATTGTTCGCCAGATGATGCGTAAAGTTCGTGTGGATGATCCAGGTGACAGCAACCTGTTGCCAGATACCGTAATCGAACGCAGTGAGATGATCGCTACCCGCCGTAAGATGAAACAGCAGATGGAAGAATCTGGCGTAGAATTGAAGATGCCAACCTTTATTCCGGTGCTGCTGGGTATTACCAAAGCATCTTTGGCAACCGAAAGCTTCCTCTCCGCTGCTTCCTTCCAGGAAACAACCAGAGTATTAACCGACGCTGCCATCAAAGGCAAGGTTGACCCATTAATCGGTTTGAAAGAAAATGTTATCATTGGTAAGCTGGTTCCAGCTGGTACAGGCTTATCCTGCTATCAAAATGTAGAAGTAATCGAAAATGATAAAAATTCTCTTGACAAAACCACACTGTAGGATATATAATAAATAACTGTGTGAAATACACGTTTGGCGGCTTGGAATTTTTCAAACCGCCAAATGCTGTGTTTGCAGATAGATCATTAACCATGTAAGGAGGTGCCATATGCCAACCTTTAACCAGCTTGTTCGTAAAGGCAGACATGACAAAGAGACAAAATCTAACGCTCCAGCATTGGGCAAAAGATTTAACTCCATGAAGAAGGTTTCTACCGATCAGAGTTCTCCACAAAAACGTGGTGTTTGTACCGCGGTAAGAACAATGACCCCTAAAAAACCTAACTCAGCTCTTCGTAAAGTTGCCAGGGTCCGTTTATCCAACGGAATCGAAGTAACATCCTACATTCCAGGGGAAGGACACAACCTTCAGGAACATAGCGTTGTTTTGATCCGTGGCGGACGTGTTAAGGACTTACCAGGTACACGTTACCACATTATCAGAGGAACACTCGACGCTCAGGGAGTTGCTGACAGAAAACAAGCCCGTTCTAAATACGGTGCAAAACGTCCAAAAGCTGGAAAGTAGTGTAAACGACCGGATTATTATGCCAAATTAGGCTTCTTATAGATAGATGACCCTATTTTGGCACCCTACGGAAGTTTCTTGCTTTCGAGTACCAATGAATTCATTTTATGAAGGAGGGAAGCGAAGTGCCAAGAAGAGGTAAAATTGCAAAACGTGATGTTTTGCCAGATCCACTTTATAGCTCTAAACTGGTAACACGTTTGATCAACAGCGTTATGCTGGATGGTAAAAAAGGTGTTGCACAGAAAATTGTTTACGGTGCATTCGATATTGTAAAAGAAAAAACTGAAAAAGATCCTTTGGAAGCTTTTCAGGAAGCAATGGAAAATATCATGCCTGTATTGGAAGTAAAAGCCCGCCGTGTAGGTGGTGCTACTTACCAGGTACCAATGGAAGTACGTCCAGAGAGACGTCAGACCTTAGGTTTGAGATGGATCACCTTGTATGCTCGTCAGAGAAATGAAAAAACCATGAAAGAACGCCTTGCAGGTGAAATCATGGATGCTCTGAACAACACAGGTGGAGCATGCAAAAAACGTGATGATACTCACAAAATGGCGGAAGCTAACAAAGCTTTTGCTCACTACAGATGGTAATCTGATTTGGAGTTTGGTTTGGTTTGCCTTTTTGAGAAGGACAAGCCGAACCGATTTTCCATATTATTGTTTGGTGTAAAATTGATTTTACACAACAGATAGAAAAGATAACAAGGCCTACCATAATTTTGGTAGAACATTATTTTTAGGAGGAAATTATGCCAAGAGACGTATCTCTAGAAATGACTAGAAATATTGGTATCATGGCTCACATTGACGCAGGTAAAACCACTACCACTGAGCGTATCCTGTACTATACAGGTATTAACCGTAAAATCGGTGAAACTCATGATGGTGCTGCTACAATGGACTGGATGGAGCAGGAACAGGAAAGAGGTATTACTATTACTTCTGCTGCTACTACTGCATACTGGAATAAGCATCGTATCAATATTATCGACACTCCTGGACACGTTGACTTTACTGTAGAAGTAGAGCGTTCTTTGCGTGTACTGGATGGTTCCGTTACTGTTTTCTGTGCCAAAGGTGGTGTAGAACCTCAGTCTGAAACTGTATGGCGCCAGGCTGACAACTACGGCGTTCCACGTATGGCTTACGTGAACAAAATGGACATCATGGGTGCTGATTTCTACAACGTAGTTGACATGATGCTCAACCGTCTGAAATGTAACGCTGTTCCAATCCAGCTGCCAATCGGGGTGGAAGATACTTTCAAAGGTTTGATTGACCTGGTTGAAATGAAAGCTTACATTTATGAAGACGATCTGGGTAATGTAATCGACGAAGAAGGCATTCCAGCTGATATGCAGGAAAAAGCGGATGAATACCGCGCAAAACTGTTAGAAGCGGTTGCTGAAGTGGATGAAGACTTAATGATGAAATACCTGGATGGCGAAGAATTAACAGTTGATGAAATCAAAGCTGCTATTCGTAAAGGTACTATTGCAAACCAGATGGTTCCTGTAACCTGTGGTACTTCTTACCGTAACAAAGGGGTTCAGAAACTGTTGGACGCAATTGTTGATTATATGCCATCCCCAGTAGATGTACCAGCTATTAAAGGTACTGACCCTGATACAGGCGAAGAAGTTGTAAAACATTCTTCTGATGAAGAACCATTTGCAGCTTTGGCATTTAAAATCGCAACCGACCCATATGTAGGTAAACTGTGTTTCTTCCGCGTTTATTCCGGTACTGTTGATGCAGGTTCTACTGTATACAACTCTGTAAAAGGAAAATCCGAAAGAATTGGCCGTATCCTGCAAATGCACGCAAACCACAGAAAAGATATCGAAACTGTTTACGCAGGGGATATCGCTGCTGCTGTAGGTTTGAAAAATACCGGTACTGGTGATACTCTGTGTGATCCTAAGGCTCCAGTTATTCTGGAATCCATGGAATTCCCAGAACCAGTTATCAGCTTGGCAATTGAGCCAAAAACAAAAGCAGGTTCCGAAAAAATGGGTATCGCTTTGGCAAAACTGGCAGAAGAAGACCCAACTTTCAGAACTTATACAAACGAAGAAACCGGCCAGACAATTATTGCTGGTATGGGTGAGCTCCACTTGGAAATTATTGTTGACCGTTTGCTCCGCGAATTTAAAGTAGAAGCAAATGTTGGTGCTCCTCAGGTATCTTACAAAGAAACCATCCGCCGTAAATACGACATTGACCATAAATATGCTCGTCAATCCGGTGGTAAAGGTCAATACGGTCATGTTAAGATGATCATCGAACCAAATGAATCCGGTAAAGGTTACGAATTCATTAACAACATTGTTGGTGGTGCAATTCCAAAAGAATACATCCCAGCAGTTGACGCAGGTATCCAAGGTGCTATGGAAGCAGGCGTATTGGCTGGCTTCCAGGTAGTAGACGTAAAAGTTACCTTGTACGATGGTTCTTACCATGAAGTTGACTCCTCTGAAATGGCATTTAAGATTGCTGCTTCTCAGGCTTTCAAAGAAGCAATGAGAAAAGCAGACCCAGTTATTTTGGAACCAATTATGAAAGTAGTTGTTATTGTTCCAGAAGATTACATGGGTGATGTTATTGGTGACTTGAACTCCCGTCGTGGTCAAATCCAGGGTATGGAAAGCAGAAACGGTGCGCAAGAAATTAACGCATTTGTTCCTCTTTCTGAAATGTTTGGTTATTCTAACGACCTGCGTTCTAAAACTCAGGGCCGTGGCCAATACTCCATGGAACCTAGCCACTATGTTGAAGTTCCAAAATCCATTTCCGAGAAGATTATGAGCTCTAGGGCTAAAAATGCTGACTAATTCGCATTTCTATAAAAATTTTGTGAAATTACTTGAAAAATTCTAGATTTATGATAGAATAAAACTATGCAAGTTTTTTCTTAAAAATGAGGAGGAAAATACAATGGCAAAAGCTAAATTTGAAAGAAATAAGCCACACGTTAATATTGGTACAATCGGTCACGTTGACCATGGTAAAACAACATTAACTGCTGCTATTACAAAAACTCTGGCTCTGAAAGGTCAAGCTCAATACGAAGCTTACGATATGATCGACAAAGCCCCAGAAGAAAGAGAACGTGGTATCACAATCAACACTGCTCACGTTGAATATGAAACCGACAAACGCCACTACGCTCACGTTGACTGCCCAGGACATGCTGACTACGTTAAAAACATGATCACTGGTGCTGCTCAGATGGACGGTGCTATCCTGGTTGTATCCGCTGCTGACGGCCCAATGCCTCAGACTCGTGAACACATCCTGCTGTCCCGTCAGGTAGGCGTTCCTTACATCGTTGTATTCATGAACAAAGCTGACCAAGTTGACGATCCAGAATTCTTAGATTTGGTTGAAATGGAAATCCGTGACCTGTTGAATGAATATGAATTCCCAGGCGACGATACTCCAATCATCAAAGGTTCCGCTCTGAAAGCTTTGGAAGCTCCAGATGATCTGAGCGATCCAGCTTATGCTCCAATCATTGAACTGATGGATGCTGTTGATGATTATATTCCAACTCCAGAACGTAAATCTGACCTGCCATTCTTGATGCCTGTAGAAGACGTATTCACCATCACAGGCCGTGGTACAGTTGCTACTGGTAGAGTTGAAAGAGGTCAATTGAACACTGGTGACGAAGTTGAAATCATTGGTTTGACTGAAGAAAGAGGCAAAACTGTTGTTACAGGTATCGAAATGTTCCGTAAAATTCTGGACTATGCTGAAGCTGGTGACAACATCGGTGCATTGCTGCGTGGTATCCAACGTTCTGACATCGAAAGAGGTCAAGTTCTGTGTAAACCAGGTACCATCCACCCACACACCAAATTTAAAGGCCAAGTATACATTCTGAAAAAAGAAGAAGGTGGCCGTCATACTCCATTCTTCAACAACTACAGACCACAGTTCTACTTCAGAACAACTGACGTAACTGGTGTTATCTCTTTACCAGAAGGCACAGAAATGTGTATGCCTGGCGATAACGTAACAATGGACGTTGAACTGATCACTCCAATCGCTATTGAAGAAGGTCTGCGTTTCGCTATCCGTGAAGGTGGCCGTACAGTAGGTTCCGGCGTAGTTTCCGCTATCAACGAATAATTTTACTGTTTCAATATATCAAACAGCTTGGCTTTTGCCAGGCTGTTTTTTTATACAGCAAAAAACTGGGTATTCTGTGCTTGTACAAAAAAGGAAGTCACGAAATGAAAATGGTTTCTCTAAATACAGGTAGTTTCCCAATTCGAAAAAGCGAGAGAGGAGATTTAAAAAACTTTTGGGTTAAGGGTGTTCATACTCTTTTTTTCAAGAGTAATTATGACTGTTGCCTTTTGTATAGGAAAAAGATGAGGGGAAATATTTTCTACTGTTCGGAAGGAAAATGAATTTTGTGATGCAAAACCAAAGTAAATAAATTTTTCTATAATGCTAGTTTGTTTTTATCCGTAAAGCTACTTAGTGGCGTCCAATGTTTCTTGAAGAGAGGGTATTTAGATGAATTTCATTTTATCATTCCGCAGGGAAAAAGGAAATCTGGATGATTTCAGTAGTGCTATTTTCGCTATATCGAATGTTTTCAAACCAATTTTTTTATGCTATAATTAAGTTAATTGTTTTTCGAATAGGGGGATTGGATGAAACTGGTACATACTTCGGACTGGCATATTGGGCGTTCCTTGAATGGATACAGCCTATTGGAGGACCAGCGCTATTTTTTATCCCAGCTGGTGGATTTTCTCGTAGAATATAGGGCTGACGCTCTGTTGATTTCGGGGGATTTATATGACCGCGCCATCCCTTCTGCTCAGGCGGTTCAGCTGGTGGATGAATTTTTGACTGAAGTAGTGTTGCGGCGAAACATTAAAACGTTTATCATTGCTGGAAACCACGATTCACCCGAGCGCCTTTCGTTCTCCAACCGGTTTTTAGAATCTTCTGGCTTGTATATGCAGGGGAACCTACAACGGGAAATCAAAAAAATTCCCCTTGTCTGTGGGGATGAAGCAGTCGTTATTTGGATGCTGCCTTATTTCCATCCAGCCCAAGTGCGGGAACTGTATCCGGAAGAAAAGATCATCGGCTACCAGCAAGCTGCGGAAAAAATTGCTTCTTTGATATCGCCTTCCCCTAATACGCTTAACTTATTGATGGCACACGGCTTTTATTTGAATGGCAGTGCCAAAGATAGCTGCTTATACTCCGAGTCGGAATATTCGGTAGGGGGGAGCGATTTAATTGATTTAGGGGTATTTCCCAAGTTTGATTATGTGGCATTAGGGCATCTGCACGCTCCCCAGTCCGCTGGGGCAAATGGTTTTTACAGCGGTTCCCCTTTGAAATATTCCTTAAGCGAGGAAAAACAAAAAAAAGGGATTGTTTTGCTGGAAATTCAAAATAAGACCATCCAACAATCCTTGCACTCATTTCAAACCTTGCGGGATGTGCGCAAGATACAGGGAAAATTCCAGGAATTGATGTTGCAGCAATCGGACGATTATGTGTTTGTAGAATTGTTGGATCAGAAGTATGTTTTAAACGCAATGGAACAGTTGCGTGTCCGATTTCCCAATATTTTGGGGATGCACTATAGTTCTTTGGAATACCAGCAGCCTTTATTGGAAGGGGAAGAACCGGCTTTATCCCAATCTCCAAAGGATATTTTAAAAAAATTTTATCTGGAAACAGTAGGGAATGAAATGACCCAACAGGAGGAACAATTGGTAGATCAGATACTTCTACAATTAGACCAAGGAGGGAAGCCATGAGATTGTTACAGTTAAGGTTTTCCGCTTTTGGGCCGTTTCCTACCGAACAAATATTGGATTTTACCAAATTACAGCAAAATGCGCTTTTTCTAGTCACTGGGGATACTGGAGCTGGAAAAACCAGTATTTTTGACGCCATTTCTTTTGCACTGTACGGGGAAGTGAATGGAAAACGCAAAGAACCCCGTACCCTAAAAAGTGATTTTGCCCCAAAAGACCGGCTATGCTATGTGGAGTTCCGGTTTGAATCCCATGGAGAAACCTATCAAATTTATCGGGAACCAGAACAACTTTCCCCAAAACAGAGGGGAAAGGGCTTTGTTACCAGGAAACACAAAGCAGAACTGACGTTGCCAGATGGCAAAAAAATAACCGATTTAAAAGAAATTAAGCAAAAAATAGAGCAGGAAATCATCGGGTTGAGCAGCGACCATTTTTATAAAATTGTCATGTTGCCACAGGGGCAGTTCCAAAAGCTGCTTACCGAAAAA
This is a stretch of genomic DNA from Clostridium facile. It encodes these proteins:
- the fusA gene encoding elongation factor G → MPRDVSLEMTRNIGIMAHIDAGKTTTTERILYYTGINRKIGETHDGAATMDWMEQEQERGITITSAATTAYWNKHRINIIDTPGHVDFTVEVERSLRVLDGSVTVFCAKGGVEPQSETVWRQADNYGVPRMAYVNKMDIMGADFYNVVDMMLNRLKCNAVPIQLPIGVEDTFKGLIDLVEMKAYIYEDDLGNVIDEEGIPADMQEKADEYRAKLLEAVAEVDEDLMMKYLDGEELTVDEIKAAIRKGTIANQMVPVTCGTSYRNKGVQKLLDAIVDYMPSPVDVPAIKGTDPDTGEEVVKHSSDEEPFAALAFKIATDPYVGKLCFFRVYSGTVDAGSTVYNSVKGKSERIGRILQMHANHRKDIETVYAGDIAAAVGLKNTGTGDTLCDPKAPVILESMEFPEPVISLAIEPKTKAGSEKMGIALAKLAEEDPTFRTYTNEETGQTIIAGMGELHLEIIVDRLLREFKVEANVGAPQVSYKETIRRKYDIDHKYARQSGGKGQYGHVKMIIEPNESGKGYEFINNIVGGAIPKEYIPAVDAGIQGAMEAGVLAGFQVVDVKVTLYDGSYHEVDSSEMAFKIAASQAFKEAMRKADPVILEPIMKVVVIVPEDYMGDVIGDLNSRRGQIQGMESRNGAQEINAFVPLSEMFGYSNDLRSKTQGRGQYSMEPSHYVEVPKSISEKIMSSRAKNAD
- the tuf gene encoding elongation factor Tu, whose translation is MAKAKFERNKPHVNIGTIGHVDHGKTTLTAAITKTLALKGQAQYEAYDMIDKAPEERERGITINTAHVEYETDKRHYAHVDCPGHADYVKNMITGAAQMDGAILVVSAADGPMPQTREHILLSRQVGVPYIVVFMNKADQVDDPEFLDLVEMEIRDLLNEYEFPGDDTPIIKGSALKALEAPDDLSDPAYAPIIELMDAVDDYIPTPERKSDLPFLMPVEDVFTITGRGTVATGRVERGQLNTGDEVEIIGLTEERGKTVVTGIEMFRKILDYAEAGDNIGALLRGIQRSDIERGQVLCKPGTIHPHTKFKGQVYILKKEEGGRHTPFFNNYRPQFYFRTTDVTGVISLPEGTEMCMPGDNVTMDVELITPIAIEEGLRFAIREGGRTVGSGVVSAINE
- a CDS encoding exonuclease SbcCD subunit D — encoded protein: MKLVHTSDWHIGRSLNGYSLLEDQRYFLSQLVDFLVEYRADALLISGDLYDRAIPSAQAVQLVDEFLTEVVLRRNIKTFIIAGNHDSPERLSFSNRFLESSGLYMQGNLQREIKKIPLVCGDEAVVIWMLPYFHPAQVRELYPEEKIIGYQQAAEKIASLISPSPNTLNLLMAHGFYLNGSAKDSCLYSESEYSVGGSDLIDLGVFPKFDYVALGHLHAPQSAGANGFYSGSPLKYSLSEEKQKKGIVLLEIQNKTIQQSLHSFQTLRDVRKIQGKFQELMLQQSDDYVFVELLDQKYVLNAMEQLRVRFPNILGMHYSSLEYQQPLLEGEEPALSQSPKDILKKFYLETVGNEMTQQEEQLVDQILLQLDQGGKP